From Arachis hypogaea cultivar Tifrunner chromosome 3, arahy.Tifrunner.gnm2.J5K5, whole genome shotgun sequence:
TAGGGCATCACCCCTTTTATAAACACTATTCCCATGACTCTCATTTCTGTGGAGAGATACAACAATCCTATGTTGGTTATGTATACCATCCCTAACTCTCAAAAAATTATTGTCACTGCTGTCAGCATTTGGTTAACAGTTATCTACAAAAAGAATATGCGAAAGCAAGCATATGCTGAAAAATCATCAAGACTTCTGCTGAATAGTGAATACCGCTCATACAAGATAAACTTGTATTTTTTGGAAGGAAGAAGCTGGAGCATCTACAAGCATAGAAGGCTATAGAAAAATAGTGGTATGAATGCATTGTCAAGTTGTGCTGTGTATGCCTCCAACAAACCACTAACAGTCACAGATAGAAGCAGCGAGAACCAATGCTGCAAAATGGTCAGTAACAAATCGTCAAAGAGAAAGCCAGAAATCcacagaatatatatatatatatagctttgctcattttttttcttaaagtaAATGGAAAATTCTTGTTTTTATCTCAATGGAAAGCGgtcagagagaaagagagagaataataCCTGGGTGAAAATGTATCCACTTGATGCTAACAACAGAAGGAGTAACCAGCAAGAAGCTAGAACAGACGTGATACCAGCTGTAGTACCTTCAATTGTTTTCTCTGACAAGTAGGAAAAGCAGCTATTCACATCAAATCATGTAAAACAAGCAGAAGTTAAAGatcattaagaaaaaaaaaagaatacttaCTGCCAGTTTTACTCCATCTTAGAACACCATACTTGTGCCCAATTAATGATGCCTGTACAAAATAGCCAAAATTAACAGCAACTGAACAACATCTTTTTGCATttatggaataataataataataataataataataataaacccaattTATTTATCCTTCATAAAGCACAATCAATAACCATGTAGGCCAAATATCATATATTTCAGAAACGAAAATATTACCATTGTATCTCCAATTCCTAGACTCAATATTCCCGCAAAAGGAGTAAGGGGTCGATCATTGTAACCAGAAGACAACCAAATAGGAAGTGCACATCCCAGTAAAAGTGAGAAGTGGCTGAGAAAAGAAATTTCATCATGAAAGGGAACCAGATGGAACTAATGTTCATCACAAATATATGCTCTTAAATTTGATTTAAACAAGAAAGAAAGTGTAAAGTACCTGACAATTAGAAAATCAGAATCCCGGTGATCAGTGAAGGCATTCATAAACTGATGGATTGGTTGTCCCAAAGGCCAGATTCTCCATATCTGGGTCAAACAATATCAATGTCAAGCAACCAATGAGAAACAAAAGTTGTAAAACCAATCAGCTTGCTTTGAATTGCTTTAGAAAACTAGATCATATTTGTTGGTGGTGATTTTCAATGTAACACTTCAGGTAAATGAaagagcaaaaagaaaaaaacttgtGAAAATCAAAGCGAttcaaaattccaaaatccaataTGAACAATTATCCAAATTGCCCCTTACATTCTTTCCGGGTTGACAGTTAACAATATATGGATAATGGATTATTGCAGATGTGCCTTACAGGACCTACAGCCTGCCCAACTCAACCCTTAGCCACATAAAGATACACCCAAAATGGGTGGTTGATTTCAATTTCATCACATTAGTGCAAATCTATGCTACTTTGGGTTTAGAACCAGATTTCTATGGACACTTTATAAGAAACTATGATCAAAGAAACATGCCAATTCAAAGTATTAAGTAATAAGTGCTAAGTATGCATCTAGGGTACTTACTCGAATAATTTCTAATGTCAAGAAAACTGCCAGAGCTGCACCAAAGCCCAGATCAAGAAACTCTGGCTGAAAGCAATGAAATAGTGAGAAGTATATATTTTGTTGGAATATATATTACTGCCTAACCTAGTAATGGTCACACAGTGTGGGTGTAAGAAGAAtatattattagaataaatttgGCATTGCCACTCCTTCACTCAAAGTAGAAAATAATGCAGTAGACTTTTGTAAACAATAAATTATGTCCCAAATCACCTGTAAGATAAGAGCAGGTACAAACATCAAGACAGCCAATAGATGGTAGTATTTCCGCAGAAGAATTCTCTCAACCCTACTGTTCTTGGAGATGTCATAGACATATAACACAGAAAGACATATTACACAAACCCAATAGATACACAATGATAGTCTTTTGAATGAATCTGATAAAACAAACGATAGTACCCTGCAAATAAATGTTCAAAAAAGATAGTTTATTGATCATACAAAACAGAGAATAGTAATGATATAATGATGCAGTGGTATATACAATGGCAACTAACAAAAGAAATCATATTGAATACGATATCATACCAGAGAATAGGATGCAGATGAAATTCATGCACAAACTGCATCCATAGTGGTACAATGCCAACCATGACCAATACAAAGAGAGAAATGAAAATAACTGATCTCCGAATCTCACTGTATCTTCTTGACTCAGCAGAAGCTGTATTTGTGGACCATTCCCATACACGAAGAAGATATTTGAAAGGTATTGGATATAGCAGAAGGCCAAGCAGCAGTCCCTGTCAGAACAGTAAACTAACTTACTGATCCAGCTTACATTAACAAGTTACACGAGTTAGCTCATACCTGAATTATAATGCCTATCTCACTTCGACTAGTTTCAAACTCTGCAGTGACCAAATCTGATGACATCAATAGTCCACATAGCTGTTCAAAATGTAATCACCAACTAAATCCATATCCATCTTATATTACTAAAAACAAGATAAGAACGTAAAGAAACACTAACCCTCATAACAGTAAGCAACAGCATGTCACCAAAATAGAGAACAATACCAGCTGTCACCAAAAGTGCTTCCCCTGGAAAAAAGAGGGGAAACTTTAATGATAAACAAGCAGtccaaaaagtaaataaataaaaaatttccagATTTCAGATAAGGTTGTGAAATGAACTGTTATTGACCAAAGGAAAAAGTCAAAGTTGCAACGATCCTGTATGATTCAATGGTGTTTCATTTTGATAGCTATAAAAGGTCTAGATGTATCAGAGTTCGTTAGACAGACAATGTACTCGTGTTCAAAGTAAAGTGACCACTTCAACACTAAAATGAAAATCCCATGCAGCTAGAAGAGCAGATGGCTAAGACCAACAGCATAAATTTCACTTTGCAATACATACCAATCGAAGCACAAGATGGAAAAGTTCCAAGAAAATGCTGAATTAGCATCACTGCTGCCAATCCATGACCAAGGACCCATGACAGCTTGAATGTAAGTTGCAAACCTGCATAGAAGACAATTTTCCTTAACTGAATTGAAACAGAAAAAATCACAATGTTTCTCTTCTTTATATACGGCTCAATTCAACAAGAATGAAGAAGCTCAAGTCCGAGCAGTTACTCATGAAATATGAAAAATAGAAGCGGGCATACACAACTCACCACTTTGGGAGGAGGTAGAAGCAAGTGCCAGAAAGCACAGCGAAGCTTGCAAGAATAAGAAGCACAagccaaaccctaaaccccaatccTTACGCGAAAGAGGAGTGCGGTGTAACAGAAACAAACTGAGGAACACGAGCACCACGAAGCTGGTGGCAGATGTTGCCCAGTATTGCAATGTTATATAGTGAATCTCTACATAcatgcaaaaataaataaaaattcaccAAATGACAAATCAAAACAaaacaatcatcatcatcatcatcatactaAAACGCACAGAATTGAAATTGCAAAAATATAGAACCTTGAAAACTAACTTGTGCCAATGAGAATCCTCTTGATAATTGCGTCAACTTGGAGAGTAGAAGAGCAGGGAGAGTCACGGTGCCGAGGAGGATTCCGGAAGAAGCACCGCGTCTGAAACGAATTCACGAGAATTCGGtggaatcagaaaaaaaaaacaacggAGAATCGCGAGAATTTGGATGAAATCTAGAAATTGAATAAAAACAGGTAGGTACCTGGTGcggaagagggaagaagaagaagcggcagCGTCGTAGCTGATCTCAACGAAGGAGGCTGCGAGGGCAAGGAGAGAAAGAGGGACGCCATGGGAGAgtaagagagagaaagggagagagaagagtATATGAGCGATGAAGAATAGCACAACGGCTCTCTCGCCATTAAGAAACGACGACGACGACGTCGTCGTTGACATGGACaaaaaaatttcagaaatggAATCCAAATCAGAAGCTGAAGTTGGAGTTGCAGCTCGTAGCTCGCAGTGATGATATTAATGAaggttttttaatttgtaatatagATAGAAATATGTCATTAAGATGAAAGGAATACGAATTTAGATATGAAGTATAGTTTCGTTTGATTAATATTTGGTTAATGTTTGGTGGGAAATCAGAACTCAGAAGCGCGTAGTTCGTTAGGAGGGTCCACTACTGTGGGCGGGTAGAAACTAGAGACCACATTACACGTCATAAATCCTACGTGTTCTCATCTCATAGGTGCTCCCACGGTTCCACGAAGACCTGGACGGGCTCATTAAGTTGTCAGCCCGAACAATTGGCCCATTATTTAAAAGGCCTGATCCAACAAAAACGTAGGAAGAGAAAATCTCCAGACCCAAAAAAAATTCCAACTAACCAACTTAGTTATTAGCCTGCAGTTTAAATCATGGTCATCTTCAATATAAGGAAAATTATAGCACATTTTGACGGTCCCACTGTGGAGAAGATTAAAAGGACCCAGTTAGCATAATTAATAGAGAAGACAAGCTTATTCGGCCGCACATATTGAATGGAAAGTATGGGAAACGATTACATATACTACATTAGTAAAGCAGGATTTCTAGAGCAAATACTACATTAGTAAAGCAGGATTACATATACTACATTAGTAAAGCAAGAAATCAAATAATTCATCAGAAAACAGAATTAAACTCAAACATGGTCATACTCAAGGCTAGATTACTAGAGCATGAGCATGCAGAGACAGCTGCTGAGAAATTAAATGCAACAACACATACtacaagaagaggagaaagaaaaatTACCTGGCATCCACCACCCAAGGATTGGATAAAATGCAACAATGATGCTACATTTCAGAGAGAGACAGCAACCGGAGCCATATCAGCAGTGTTCAGAGACCATGCAGGGAAATCATCCAGGAGGAATCACAACTCTACAGGACATAATTTCATAGACATAGGAGGGATACAATTTGAAAATCATAGAGCTGTTCGGATTATTCAAATATTGGAAGCCGAAGCAATACCATGGATCTAATTTGAGGCGCGGGGCTTCGAGATTTTGCAAGAGCTCCTCGTTGCTTCTAGCATCTCGCAGGGGTACAGAAGAAGGGCATCAATCAGCTTCAAAATCCAATGAATCCCCATAGTTGGTGCTGCATCATTGGAGGGGAAAAAGATACGAAGATGTTTGTGCGCTTCAAAATAGATCGAAtgaattaggatttt
This genomic window contains:
- the LOC112785548 gene encoding dolichol kinase EVAN — encoded protein: MSTTTSSSSFLNGERAVVLFFIAHILFSLPFSLLLSHGVPLSLLALAASFVEISYDAAASSSSLFRTRRGASSGILLGTVTLPALLLSKLTQLSRGFSLAQVSFQEIHYITLQYWATSATSFVVLVFLSLFLLHRTPLSRKDWGLGFGLCFLFLQASLCFLALASTSSQSGLQLTFKLSWVLGHGLAAVMLIQHFLGTFPSCASIGEALLVTAGIVLYFGDMLLLTVMRLCGLLMSSDLVTAEFETSRSEIGIIIQGLLLGLLLYPIPFKYLLRVWEWSTNTASAESRRYSEIRRSVIFISLFVLVMVGIVPLWMQFVHEFHLHPILWVLSFVLSDSFKRLSLCIYWVCVICLSVLYVYDISKNSRVERILLRKYYHLLAVLMFVPALILQPEFLDLGFGAALAVFLTLEIIRIWRIWPLGQPIHQFMNAFTDHRDSDFLIVSHFSLLLGCALPIWLSSGYNDRPLTPFAGILSLGIGDTMASLIGHKYGVLRWSKTGKKTIEGTTAGITSVLASCWLLLLLLASSGYIFTQHWFSLLLSVTVSGLLEAYTAQLDNAFIPLFFYSLLCL